The nucleotide sequence GGACGGCTTGTGCACATCGACGGGAAAAAACACCGCGATTTCCCCCGCTCGCATGCGCCAGGAGGAGACCGGCCCACCATCGGCAAAAAATCGGACATCCCGCGTTGCGATCGCGTCTTCCGTGACCGCGAGCTCCGCTGCGGTGGTGACCTCGATGATCTCGTCACCCGCCACGATCGCCTGTAAATCGATGTGATCGCGGTGCGCTTCAAACCGCCCGGCCTCGCGGGGTTTGCTTTCGTAAACCTGCTCCATGGCGAAGACACCATCGCCGAGTTCGACTTGCTGCGTCTCCCCCACGGGCAGACCCGAAATTCGGGCGTGGACTGCCGAATCGGGATCAAACGCCTCCCGCAAATAGTTCAGCGCCACTGCGAACCGCGGTGTCGCAACGAGTTGTTGTTCGATAGTTTCGAGAGAACCCCAAAGAGCCATGGCAGCACTTCACCGCGCCGTCTCGCCCGCGGCAAGCGCCGAGCTGCCACCGGCGGTTCCCGGCGGTTCCCGGCGTGGAGCGGAAAATCCCGAAAATATTCGTGTCTATTAGGGACCAATCGTGGTTAAAAAACCGTTTCCTCCTTAACTCGGGCCGGCATCCGTAGGCCGGACCACAACACCATACCGCCATGTCCTCCATGACTCCGCTCGAAGAAATGCGCCACTCGTGCTCCCACGTTCTGGCCACCGCCGTTCTACGTCTCTTCCCCGAGACCAAACTCGATATCGGTCCGCCCACCGACACGGGGTTTTATTACGATTTCGATTCCGAGCACAAATTCACCGTCGAAGATCTTGAGAAAATCGAGGCCGAGATGACCAAGGTCATCAAAGAAAACCAGGCCTTCCGGCGCAAAGAGGTTCCCCGCGACGAAGCGATCGAGATCATCAAAGCCCGCGGCCAGGAGCGCTACAAACTCGGCCGTCTCGATGACATTCCCGAGGGCGAAGCCATCTCCTTTTACGAGAATGGTGAATTCATGGATCTCTGCGCCGGTTCGCACGTGCGCTACACCAAGAAGATCAAAGCGTTCAAACTGCTCTCCGTCGCCGGTGCCTATCACCGCGGCGACGAAAAGAACAAACAGCTCCAGCGCATCTATGGCACCGCCTTTCCGTCCAAGGACGAATTGGCCGCCTACATGGAGCAAATCGAACAGGCCCGCGCCCGCGATCACCGCAAGATCGGCAAGGACCTGAAACTCTTCGTCATCGACGAAGATGTGGGCCAAGGCCTGATCCTCTGGACTCCGGCCGGCTCCGTCATTCGCCAGGAGTTGCAGAACTTCATCGGCAACGAACTGCGCAAGCAGGGTTACCATCAGGTCTTCACGCCGCACATCGGCAAACTCGCGCTCTACAAGACGTCCGGCCACTTCCCCTACTACAAGGACTCGCAGTTCCCCGCCATTCCCGAGCCCGACGATTTTGCCCGCGTCGCGACCGAAGGCTGCGGCTGCGCTGAACTCACGGCGCGCCTCGAAGCCGTCTCGCCGCATTTTGCCAACGAGATCAATCGTCGCACCGGCACCGAGACCATCGGAGCCGACCGCGTGATGGATGCGACCAAGCTCCTCGACGGCTTCATGCTGAAGCCGATGAACTGCCCGCACCACATCAAGATCTTCGACTCGCAGCCGCACTCCTACCGCGACCTGCCATTGCGGCTCGCGGAGTTCGGCACCGTCTATCGTTGGGAGCAGTCCGGCGAACTGAACGGCATGACCCGCGTGCGCGGCTTCACCCAGGACGACGCCCACTTGTTCTGCACCGAGGATCAGGTCGCCGCCGAAGTCATGGGCTGCCTGTCGCTCGTGAAGACGGTATTGTCGACGCTCGGCATGTCCGACTACCGCGTGCGGGTCGGCCTGCGCGATCCCGATGACTCCAAGTTTACCGGCGATCCCGCCAAATGGGATCAGGCCGAGGAGGCTTGTCGCAATGCGGCCAAAACGCTCGACGTGCCCTTCACCGAGGAACCCGGCGAAGCCGCGTTCTACGGGCCCAAGATCGATTTCGTGGTCAAAGACGTGATCGGCCGCGAGTGGCAACTCGGCACGGTGCAGGTCGACTACGTGCTGCCCGTGCGCTTCGACTTGTCTTACATCGGCGCGGACAATCAACCGCACCGCCCGGTCATGATTCACCGCGCGCCATTTGGCTCCATGGAGCGTTTCTGCGGCGTATTGATCGAGCACTTCAACGGCGATTTCCCGCTCTGGCTCGCGCCCGAACAGGTGCGGTTGTTGCCGATCAGCGAGAAGGTCATCGACTACGGCCGCGACTTGTTGGCCCAGCTCAAGGCGGCCGGCATCCGCGCCGTGCTCGACGAACATTCCGACAAGCTCGGCGCCAAGATCCGTCGCGCCGAGTTGGACAAGGTGCCCCACACCCTGATCCTCGGTGGCAAGGAAGCCGAAGCCGGAGCCGTCAGCGTGCGCACCCGCGCCAGCGGCGACGAAGGCACGGTGCCGTTTGCTGACTACCTCGCCCGCGCCCAGAACGAGATCGCGACGCGGTCTCTGCCCGTTCGCTCCAGTTAATCCCGCAGGGCAATCGCCCCTCCGACGACTCAGTCGTCGTCGATATTGGCGTCGGGGGCCGAGGCAAACCAAGCCTCGGCTTCCGCCATGGTTTGGAAAATCCCCGTCTGCCACGGGGTTTCCCCTCCCGCATTTTCATACATGCGGGCCAATCCGAACCCGACCTGGGCCGTCACCACGATGGCCACGCGCACGTGAGGATTACGACGCGCCGCCTCCGCATCGGAGCGCGCCGCATTCTGCACTGCCTCACTGCTGACACTGAAGCTTTCGACCTGCCGGTAGTCAGCCAGCTGACGCCGCATGCGCATGAAGCGCTCATCTGCGTAACAGGCGCGGTTGGGTATGACGACGTCCTCGTCGGTGAGATTCCCCTCCGAAACGATAACAAACATACGATCCTGCCAATGCCACTTTGAAGCCATCTGACATCTATCTGCATTAACCCCGGAACTAAAAGCAATCGGTTTGTATTATCCACACGAAGTCAACCCGCACGAAAAAGCCGACCACACACGGGTCGGCTGAAAGTGAATTTGGGCACTCGGCTCCGAACATTCGGGACCGATTCGGACGGGCCCGAAATCAGTTCGAGATATCGAACGTCGTGCTGCCTTCGCGCGCCGGGTAGTAGCTTTCATACCACTTCTTTTGCGCATCGCTGCCGGCGTAATCGGCCAAGGCTTTCTCGCTGGCGAATTCCATCACAAACGCGGCGCCACGATTGCCTTGGGCCTTGATGGTGCGCGTCCATACCCGGGTGATACCGGGATACTCCTTGGCGAGCGTGTGCACACCGTCGAGGGCCGCTTTGATCTGCGCCGGGGTGGCGTCAGCTTTCCACGAAACGGTCACCACATGGATAACGGATTTCGGAGCCATCTTGGATTCCTTCTCCATATGATGGTCGGCGGAGGCGGTGGAAGCTGCAAACGTGAGGGCGAGCAGCGTGATCAGGGTGGTGAGGGTCTTTTTCATTTCAAGAGGACTGAGGTGGGTAAGCGGGGTCATATTCCGGAGATCGGTCCTTTTTGGGCCGAAATTGTCTCCGGTCGGGCAAAACCCGACGTGAAGCTGAAACCTGCCCCATGAAATGCAGAAAGAAAAGTCCGGACCCCATTTTGACTCCGCGGCTGGTAAACCGTTAAGCACTCCTTGTGTTTTATTACACGTGTGGTAAATCCGCTTTACCGTAAACCCCTGTTATCGACCTCCCCTCCGATAACTCAATCGAATCTGCCTTCGCTGCTTTCGCGTAGTCCTTAACCCATGCGCCGTCGCTCTGATACTCCGTCCCTGGCCCGCATCGCTGAAGAAGCTGGCGTCTCGCGTGCTGCCGTCTCCATGGCGCTGCGCCACCATCCCCGTATTCCCGTTGCCACCCGTGAGCGCATCGAGGCCATTGCCAAGCGACTGGGGTGGAAACCCAATCCGTTGCTGGCCGAAGCCATGAGCGCCATCCGCGCCGGACAACCCCCGGCCGACCGCGTGACCCTCGCGTGGGTGACCACCTTCCCGGAACGCGACGGTTGGCGCGACATCCACTACTTCCTGCGCCTGCACGAAGGCTGCGTCGCGCGGGCCGCCCGCGCCGGTTACAAGCTTGAGCATTTCTGGTTGGGAGATGCGCGCGGCAACGTGTCCCGCCTCGGCGACATTCTCTACAATCGTGGCATCAACGGCGTGATCATCGCTCCCATGGCGCAGCCGGGATCACTCGACTTGCCTTGGAAACACTTTGCCTCGGCCACCATGGGGTTTTCCGTCACATCCCCTCGGCTCCACCGCGTCACCGACAATCACACCGCTTCCGTGCGCGTGGGCATCACCCGCCTGCGCGGGGCCGGTTTCAAACGCATCGGGTTCGCCATTTCGGGTAACTTTGACCGCCGTGTGAACGGCTTGTGGACCGCCGGCTACCTCTGGCAGACCAACGAAGACGGCGATTTCAAACCCGAGTTGCTCCATCGCCCCGACGAGCTCGACGAAACCACCTTCGTGCGTTGGGTGCGCGAGGAAAAGCCCGATGCCATCATCAGCGTGGATCGTCGCATTCCCGATTGGCTCGCCGGTGCCGGCATGCGCATCCCCCGCGATGTGGCCTACGTAAATTTGGACATCGCCGCTCCTGATGGCTCCGTGGCCGGGGTTTACCAAGATCCCGAAGGCATCGGAGCCTGCTGTGTCGACATGGTGGCTGGACAGCTGCTGCGTCACGAACGCGGTCTGCCGGTGAAGCCACGCACGGTCATCATCGATGGCCGATGGTGCGACGGCACCACCGCCCCGGCGTGCGATCCGGAAAGCGAAGCCGCGCAAAAGGCGGACCGGCTGCTTTGCAACGAGGGAAATTTCCCCGAGTTGCTGCCGAGCGCATTCGACTAAGCCGGAGACCCGGTCACGTCCGCCCCGATTGGCGTGGTAAAGGGTGTAGGCCGCCTGCTCGCAGGCGCTCCCGCTAGCACAGCCCTCGCGCAGACCGCGCGAGCCCGTTCGCAGCCGACAAGGTCATGGGCTCTCAAACCCCTGGGGTCCACCCACGCCACGCACCCCGCCTTCCGGAACGGTGGGGACCCGTCGCTCCCGCGTCTCGACTTCGATCGGTGCCGGTGGTGGCGGCGTATGGCCTCCCCGCAGCCGATTGAGCGTGTAAACAATCCAGCGGTTCAAGAGGTCGTGACCGTCAGCGCTGTGCAGGTTGTTGAGCTTGAAATCGTAGATCCGCCACGGCTCCACCTCCGCCAACGTGAGTGAAACCGTGCGACCATCGGCGGAAACGACGGCCGCGGTGACCGCGACGTCACGTCCGTCGAATTTCTCCGAGCCGTAGAGCTCGTGGTAATTGTAGAAATACGTGCGCAGGACGTAATTTGCCGGGTTGGACGCCGCGCTCCTTTCAATCGGACGCGTGAAACGCAGATCAAAACCCGTCTCCGTCAGAGACATGGTCTCCACCTCCATCGGCACCACTCCCCGCCAGCTGATGCGCTGGAGACCACTCTCCCCCACCCAGGCTTCGTGCTTGGTCTGACCGATCCACAGGCTGCCGTCTTCGGCAAACGTGAGTCGGTTGTTACCCAAGTTCAGGCCCGTGTCCTCCCAAAACGGAGTCACCGCGCCCTGCATCTCCCCATCCACTTCCTCCATCATCACGCGCATCAGCCGCCGGTGGTTCATCTCGCCGATGAACATTTGCCCCGTAAACGGTCCAAACGCCCCGCCGGTCGCATCCCAACGTGGCTCGGTGGGTGAGTTCGACATGTCACCGTAGGGAAACGTGACGGCGGGCCGGCCGCGGCGACGATCGAGCTCCGCCACCGGCGTATCCAACGGTTGCTTACCCGCGAAATCCGGATGCCAGGACAACGGCGGGACGTGTCCGTAAAATCCACCGTCGCGCACGTGGTAGATCTGACTCGCCCCCACCCAGTCGCCCTGGTTGTCGATCACGAAGAGCCGCCCCGCCGGATCGATGCCCAGACCATTGGGTTCCCGAAACCCCACCGCAAAAGGGGTCGTTTCGCCATTCGCTCCCACTTTCATCACCCAACCACGATAGGGCACCGGCGCATTCATCCGGCCCCACGCCCCGAACTCACTGTATAATCCCCGCACTTCGTTGGTCAGCGGCGAGCCGTAATGCGATCCTGTGCCGAGGCTGTAAAACAGATTGCCCTCGTGGTCGCGCACGGGTCCGAACGCGAATTCCGCATAATTGCCCGATACCCCAAAATCGTCCGAGACCGTCTCGAAACCGTCGGCTTGGCCATCGCCGTCGCGGTCGAGCACGCGCGTGAGTTCGGGTCGCTGCATCATCAACACCGCCGTGTCGCTTTCCGGCAACAGCCCGAGCGGGGTGTGCATCCCGTCGGCAAACAAGGTCCAGGTTTCAGTGGCGAAATCATAGGTGTAAAGCCGACTCAACGAGGCGGCGATCATCAGACGACCGTCGGGCATGAAAGCCACGGCATCCGCACTGAATTCGCCTTCCGGCAACCGCAACGATTCGATCCGATAGTAGTCGGAAATACTGACCGGCAACCCCGTGCGGACTTCCACACTGAACGCCGCGGCGGCTTTTCCGCTGAACTTGAAAAACGCGTCGGTGCGTTCTCCCGTCGCCGAGAATCTGGCGGCGTCCTGCTCCGGAATCGCAAACCACACCGTTTCCGCGCCCGCGGTGGTAAAGCGCCGCACCAGCGCCCCGCCCACCACCTCGACAAACTCACTCACGCGCACGCCGTCGACTTCGTAATGAAACGTCGGTCGACCCTCGGCATCCAACGTATAGCCGTGAAACGCCACGGTCGTCGGAGCCACCGCCGGATCCGACCCGACGCGCAAGGGATATCCTGCTTCCTCCCGATAAAACACCTCCCCCTGCAATTGCATCGGCTGCCGGTAGACCGCCTCACCGAAGCCGCCGTGCCACGCATAACGAAACCGCACCGCACCGGCGTCCCAACAATATGAATACCCGTCCCGCAATCCCACCGCAATCGAAGCAGGACCCGCGTCCGGCATGAACGCACGCACCACGCGCACGACATCGTCAAACACCGGTGCCTCGTGGTCATGGGCGGCCACCGCGTGCTCTTCCGGCTCGGGCAGCGGCATTTCCGGGTTGGTCGGCACCGGTGGAGCCGGGGTGTAGGTCACGTGCATGGTGCCGAACATGATGAATCCATGCCCCGGATACGTGCAGACGTAGGGGAACTCGCCCACCGTCTCGGGCGCCTGAAACGTCAGCGTCGTGCTCTCTCCGCTCGGCACCACCGCCGTATGCCAGAGCACCTGCGGGGAGTCGGGCACGTAATGATTTTCCGCCCCGCCCGCCCCCATGGTCATCGCCGCGTTGACCACATCCAACCGCGCGCCCGGGCGGGTGAAGACCATGTTGTGCTCCATGTCATCGTCATTACTGAACACGATTTCCACGGTCTCTCCCGGCCGCACCGAAAATTCGCTGATATCGTAGCGCAGACCCGGCATGGTGCCGATCCGGATCGGTTCGGCGCGGATGCCGAGGACTACAATTGTGGCCAATATCAACAAGCGGGGTAGCGGTCGCATGTCCTCCACGATTGCCATGATCCCGGCTCGCGCCACCCGAATCCCTCGATCGCGGCTTTGCTGTTAACCGGACGGGGCAAGATTTCACGTGCCTCTCCCTTGCCTCCCGCGCTGGCTGTGGTCTTTTCGCAGGATGAGCGACGACGAACTACCTGCTTGGAAGCCCGCCCTCGACGCCATCACCGGTGCTCGTCACGGCGGTCAAATCGACGGCGTCCTGGCGCAATTGGAATCGCTGGACGAGCGCCACCCCAACGTCGCGGAAATCGCCTATCAGCTCGCCTGGACGCTCGACTCACTGGGTCGCGAGGCCGAGGCCCTGCCCCACTACGAACGCGCCATTTCCCTCGGGCTGCCGCCCAACGAGCAAAGCGGCGCGTTGATTGGTTTCGGCTCCACGTTGCGCAACCTCGGTCAGACGGATCGCGCCGCCGAGGTGTTGGAGTCCGGCGCCCGACAATTTCCCAATCAACCGGAATTCGCCCCCTTTCTCGCTCTCGTTCGTCACGATCAGGGCCGCCACACCGAGGCGCTCCAACTCGCGCTCACGACGCTGCTCGACACCACCGAAGACCCCGGCATCACCGCCTACCAGCGTGCCTTGCGTCACTACCTGTCCCAGCTGACCTGATTCGCAAATCGTTAACATTTTTCGAACCCCACTCCCGACCTGCGGTCTCATTTTTCCCCATGCCCGTTGCCCGCGCCCCCTCCCGGCGAATCGCCGTCCTCGTATTGATCACGGCCGCCGTGGCTTCCATCGGTCTCGCCGCGCCCGACTCGGAGCGCATGCGCACCAAGACCTTCAGCGCCACTGAGCTGACCCAAGGGTATTCCAACCAAAAGGTCGTCGCGATGCCGCGGCTGACGGCCGGGACGGAGTACAATGAAGCTTTCGAGGCTGACCTGGCCGCCGCCGAGATCGCCGAGGGCTTCGAGATTGATCGCGTTTTCACCCGACTGGGTGGGATGCGGTCGTTGCTGTTGCCCGATCATCTCAGTCCGGCCGCCGCGCAGGCACAGTTGATGGCCACCGGCCGCTATGAGTTCGTCGATTTCGATCGTATTCGCCGCGCCGCCGTCTTGCCCAACGATCCGCTGGTCAACGACGGCCGCCAATGGCACCACCGCAATACCGGCCAGTCTGGCGGCACCGTGGGGGCGGATATCGGCTCGGAGGCCGCCTGGAATCTCCGCACCGACGCCTCGAACATCATTGTCGCCGTGATCGATACCGGGGCGCGCCTGACCCATCAGGATCTGGTCGCCAACTTGTGGACCAATCCCGGCGAAATCGCCGGCAACAATCGCGACGACGACAACAACGGTTACATCGACGACGTGCACGGCATCGACTCGCGCGTCGGCACCGGCAGCCCCAATGATCCCGAAGAGGACGGCCACGGCACCCACGTGGCCGGCATCATCGGTGCCGTCGGCAACAACGGCATCGCGGGCTCCGGCGTGGCGTGGCGCGTGCAACTCATGCCTCTGCGCTTTCTCGGAGGGGAAGATGGCAACGGCAGCGGGGTCGACGAAATCGAGTGCATCGATTACGCGATCGCGAAAGGCGCCGACATTATCAACGCCTCCTTTGGCCAAACCGGCTACTACCGCGCGGAAAGCGAAGCCATTCGTCGCGCCCGCAATGCCGGGATCATTTTCGTCACCTCCGCCGGCAATGATGGCTTGGACCTCGATCTCTCCAGCGTTTACCCCGCCAGCTACGCTCACGATAATATCGTCACGGTCGGCAACTCCACGCGATTGGACGATGAAGCCACGTCGTCCAACACGGGTTCCGGCATGGTCGATCTGTTCGCACCGGGCAGCGAAATTCTCTCCCTGGGCGTCGCCGACGATACCGCCACCTTGGTGCAATCCGGGACCTCCATGGCCGCGCCGATGGTGTCGGGCGCGATCGCCTTGCTCAAAGCACACTACCCTGCCGATACCTACCGGTCGACCATCAACCGTCTGCTGCGCGGAGTCACACCGGTCACCGCGTTTCGCGGCCGCGTGCAGACCGGTGGTCGTCTCAACGTGGCCGGAGCGCTGGCGACCACCGATCGCCGACCCTTTAACGACGATTTCGCGGATCGCGCCGTGCTTGCCGGGGAGGTGGTATCGGTCCGCAACAGTCTGGAGCGCGCGACCAGTGAAGCCGGCGAGCCCAGTCACGCCGGACGACTCGGTCGATCGCTTTGGTTCACTTGGACAGCGCCCGCCGCCGGACTCGTGTCCATCGACACCCGTGGCTCTCTCGGCGACACTCAACTGTCCGTCTACACGGGCACTACCCTGTCTGGCCTCAACCTCGTGGTCGACAACGACAACGAAAGCGCCGGATTCCTGACGTCGCGCGTCAACTTCACCGCCGCCAGCGGCACGTCCTACCACATCGCGGTCGACGGCACGTCCGCCGGACTCCTGCTCATGAACCTGTCGTCATCGGCCGCCAACGACGACTTCAACTCCGCCCAATCACTCGAGGGCGATGCCCCGCTGGTCACCACGACCAACGCCAACGCGACCGCCCAATCCGGCGAGCCTCTGCATGCCACCGGCGCCAACCGAAAATCCCTCTGGTATAAATGGACCGCCCCCCACGACGGTAATTTTCAGGTGAGTGCCTACTCGTCCTCGGCCAACCCGGCTTTGGCCGTCTACCGCGGAAGCCGGGTCAACAATCTCACCGTCGTCGGGCGCAACGACGACAGCGGGATCGACGGCGCCAATCTCAACGCGTTGGTGTCGTTCGCCGCCGTGGAGGACACCACCTATCACATCGCTCTGGATACGCTCGGCGAGGAGGTCGGCGAGATTACCGTGTCGGTGACCGATGCCATCTGGCAATTCACCACCGGCCAAAATACCTCGGACCCCGACGAGCTGTATTTGCGTCGTCCCACCGTCACCAACGTTCCCGCCATCGGTCCGGACGGCACCATCTACGTCGGCAGCCAGGATGCGTTCTTTTACGCTCTCAATCCCGATGGCACCCTCAAATGGCGGGTGGCGACAGACGGTTATGCCGACTCCAACGCCGCCGCCGTCGCTCCCGATGGCACCATTCACTTCGGCACTTACACCGGCATCGCCTACGCGCTGAACCCGGATGGCTCGGAACGGTGGACCTCCAACCTGGGCGAATCCTCCTACTTCTCGGCCCCCGCCGTCGCGGCGGACGGGACCGTCTACTTCAAACAGGATTCCGGCACCTTGCGCGCCTTCTCGCCTGCCGGCGTGGAACAGTGGAGCTACAGCGTGCCGGACGGCGAAGCGTCCTATGCCGGACCCGCCATTGCGGCCGACGGTGCGATTCTCCTCCCGGCCAACGACGGCGCCTTGCACGCGATCAACCCGAGCGGCTCCCGCCGCTGGCGTTTCTCGCCGACCATCGAAGACGGCACGCCCGACGACAGCGGCATCTACACCTCGCCCTCGATCGACGCGAACGGCAACATCTACGCGTCCACCCTCAACGGCACCGTCTTTTCCCTCACCGCCAACGGGAACCTCCGGTGGGTGTTTCGCACTCCCGACGCGGGCGAGAACGTCTCCTCTTCCATCGCGCTCGGCGACGGACGCGCGTATTTCGCCAGCTATGGCGCTTTTCTCTACGCCCTCGATCAAGCGGATGGCACACTGGTATGGAAAGCCAACATCGAGGCGCAGGCCCGCGCCAGTTCGCCCGCCATCGCCTCCGATGGTTCCGTGATTGTCGGCAGTTATGCCAACAAACTCTTCCGCTTCGACCGCGACGGGGAGCTCATCCGGAGTTGGTCGGCCGGCAACTGGTTTCGCAGTTCACCCGCGCTCGCCGATGGCCGCCTCTACATCGGCAACGGCGACGGCAAAGTCTACGCCTTCGATCTCGATGGTATCGGTCCGGCCGCTGGAGCCGATTACCCGTGGCCACAATATCGCCACGGCCCGCGACATCTGGGTCGCGCCACCCTGGAGAGCATTGGCCAAATCATCACCCCGATGCCGGACGACCCCGGCCGCTTCGTAAATCTCTCCGTGCGCAATCGCACCACCCGTGGCAACGGCGTGCTCACGGCCGGGTTTGTTCTGCAAGGCGACGTGACCAAGGAATTGGTGGTGCGTGGCGTCGGCCCCGCATTGTCCGATTTCGGGGTCGCCGGAGTCGTCACGGAAACCGCTCTGGAAGTATTTCGTTCCGACGACATATCCGCGGCCTTGGCCAC is from Synoicihabitans lomoniglobus and encodes:
- a CDS encoding YhcH/YjgK/YiaL family protein; the protein is MALWGSLETIEQQLVATPRFAVALNYLREAFDPDSAVHARISGLPVGETQQVELGDGVFAMEQVYESKPREAGRFEAHRDHIDLQAIVAGDEIIEVTTAAELAVTEDAIATRDVRFFADGGPVSSWRMRAGEIAVFFPVDVHKPSLAIDGRPTVVRKTVVKVRL
- the thrS gene encoding threonine--tRNA ligase yields the protein MSSMTPLEEMRHSCSHVLATAVLRLFPETKLDIGPPTDTGFYYDFDSEHKFTVEDLEKIEAEMTKVIKENQAFRRKEVPRDEAIEIIKARGQERYKLGRLDDIPEGEAISFYENGEFMDLCAGSHVRYTKKIKAFKLLSVAGAYHRGDEKNKQLQRIYGTAFPSKDELAAYMEQIEQARARDHRKIGKDLKLFVIDEDVGQGLILWTPAGSVIRQELQNFIGNELRKQGYHQVFTPHIGKLALYKTSGHFPYYKDSQFPAIPEPDDFARVATEGCGCAELTARLEAVSPHFANEINRRTGTETIGADRVMDATKLLDGFMLKPMNCPHHIKIFDSQPHSYRDLPLRLAEFGTVYRWEQSGELNGMTRVRGFTQDDAHLFCTEDQVAAEVMGCLSLVKTVLSTLGMSDYRVRVGLRDPDDSKFTGDPAKWDQAEEACRNAAKTLDVPFTEEPGEAAFYGPKIDFVVKDVIGREWQLGTVQVDYVLPVRFDLSYIGADNQPHRPVMIHRAPFGSMERFCGVLIEHFNGDFPLWLAPEQVRLLPISEKVIDYGRDLLAQLKAAGIRAVLDEHSDKLGAKIRRAELDKVPHTLILGGKEAEAGAVSVRTRASGDEGTVPFADYLARAQNEIATRSLPVRSS
- a CDS encoding Dabb family protein encodes the protein MKKTLTTLITLLALTFAASTASADHHMEKESKMAPKSVIHVVTVSWKADATPAQIKAALDGVHTLAKEYPGITRVWTRTIKAQGNRGAAFVMEFASEKALADYAGSDAQKKWYESYYPAREGSTTFDISN
- a CDS encoding LacI family DNA-binding transcriptional regulator; its protein translation is MRRRSDTPSLARIAEEAGVSRAAVSMALRHHPRIPVATRERIEAIAKRLGWKPNPLLAEAMSAIRAGQPPADRVTLAWVTTFPERDGWRDIHYFLRLHEGCVARAARAGYKLEHFWLGDARGNVSRLGDILYNRGINGVIIAPMAQPGSLDLPWKHFASATMGFSVTSPRLHRVTDNHTASVRVGITRLRGAGFKRIGFAISGNFDRRVNGLWTAGYLWQTNEDGDFKPELLHRPDELDETTFVRWVREEKPDAIISVDRRIPDWLAGAGMRIPRDVAYVNLDIAAPDGSVAGVYQDPEGIGACCVDMVAGQLLRHERGLPVKPRTVIIDGRWCDGTTAPACDPESEAAQKADRLLCNEGNFPELLPSAFD
- a CDS encoding plastocyanin/azurin family copper-binding protein is translated as MRPLPRLLILATIVVLGIRAEPIRIGTMPGLRYDISEFSVRPGETVEIVFSNDDDMEHNMVFTRPGARLDVVNAAMTMGAGGAENHYVPDSPQVLWHTAVVPSGESTTLTFQAPETVGEFPYVCTYPGHGFIMFGTMHVTYTPAPPVPTNPEMPLPEPEEHAVAAHDHEAPVFDDVVRVVRAFMPDAGPASIAVGLRDGYSYCWDAGAVRFRYAWHGGFGEAVYRQPMQLQGEVFYREEAGYPLRVGSDPAVAPTTVAFHGYTLDAEGRPTFHYEVDGVRVSEFVEVVGGALVRRFTTAGAETVWFAIPEQDAARFSATGERTDAFFKFSGKAAAAFSVEVRTGLPVSISDYYRIESLRLPEGEFSADAVAFMPDGRLMIAASLSRLYTYDFATETWTLFADGMHTPLGLLPESDTAVLMMQRPELTRVLDRDGDGQADGFETVSDDFGVSGNYAEFAFGPVRDHEGNLFYSLGTGSHYGSPLTNEVRGLYSEFGAWGRMNAPVPYRGWVMKVGANGETTPFAVGFREPNGLGIDPAGRLFVIDNQGDWVGASQIYHVRDGGFYGHVPPLSWHPDFAGKQPLDTPVAELDRRRGRPAVTFPYGDMSNSPTEPRWDATGGAFGPFTGQMFIGEMNHRRLMRVMMEEVDGEMQGAVTPFWEDTGLNLGNNRLTFAEDGSLWIGQTKHEAWVGESGLQRISWRGVVPMEVETMSLTETGFDLRFTRPIERSAASNPANYVLRTYFYNYHELYGSEKFDGRDVAVTAAVVSADGRTVSLTLAEVEPWRIYDFKLNNLHSADGHDLLNRWIVYTLNRLRGGHTPPPPAPIEVETRERRVPTVPEGGVRGVGGPQGFESP
- a CDS encoding tetratricopeptide repeat protein, whose product is MSDDELPAWKPALDAITGARHGGQIDGVLAQLESLDERHPNVAEIAYQLAWTLDSLGREAEALPHYERAISLGLPPNEQSGALIGFGSTLRNLGQTDRAAEVLESGARQFPNQPEFAPFLALVRHDQGRHTEALQLALTTLLDTTEDPGITAYQRALRHYLSQLT
- a CDS encoding S8 family serine peptidase — translated: MPVARAPSRRIAVLVLITAAVASIGLAAPDSERMRTKTFSATELTQGYSNQKVVAMPRLTAGTEYNEAFEADLAAAEIAEGFEIDRVFTRLGGMRSLLLPDHLSPAAAQAQLMATGRYEFVDFDRIRRAAVLPNDPLVNDGRQWHHRNTGQSGGTVGADIGSEAAWNLRTDASNIIVAVIDTGARLTHQDLVANLWTNPGEIAGNNRDDDNNGYIDDVHGIDSRVGTGSPNDPEEDGHGTHVAGIIGAVGNNGIAGSGVAWRVQLMPLRFLGGEDGNGSGVDEIECIDYAIAKGADIINASFGQTGYYRAESEAIRRARNAGIIFVTSAGNDGLDLDLSSVYPASYAHDNIVTVGNSTRLDDEATSSNTGSGMVDLFAPGSEILSLGVADDTATLVQSGTSMAAPMVSGAIALLKAHYPADTYRSTINRLLRGVTPVTAFRGRVQTGGRLNVAGALATTDRRPFNDDFADRAVLAGEVVSVRNSLERATSEAGEPSHAGRLGRSLWFTWTAPAAGLVSIDTRGSLGDTQLSVYTGTTLSGLNLVVDNDNESAGFLTSRVNFTAASGTSYHIAVDGTSAGLLLMNLSSSAANDDFNSAQSLEGDAPLVTTTNANATAQSGEPLHATGANRKSLWYKWTAPHDGNFQVSAYSSSANPALAVYRGSRVNNLTVVGRNDDSGIDGANLNALVSFAAVEDTTYHIALDTLGEEVGEITVSVTDAIWQFTTGQNTSDPDELYLRRPTVTNVPAIGPDGTIYVGSQDAFFYALNPDGTLKWRVATDGYADSNAAAVAPDGTIHFGTYTGIAYALNPDGSERWTSNLGESSYFSAPAVAADGTVYFKQDSGTLRAFSPAGVEQWSYSVPDGEASYAGPAIAADGAILLPANDGALHAINPSGSRRWRFSPTIEDGTPDDSGIYTSPSIDANGNIYASTLNGTVFSLTANGNLRWVFRTPDAGENVSSSIALGDGRAYFASYGAFLYALDQADGTLVWKANIEAQARASSPAIASDGSVIVGSYANKLFRFDRDGELIRSWSAGNWFRSSPALADGRLYIGNGDGKVYAFDLDGIGPAAGADYPWPQYRHGPRHLGRATLESIGQIITPMPDDPGRFVNLSVRNRTTRGNGVLTAGFVLQGDVTKELVVRGVGPALSDFGVAGVVTETALEVFRSDDISAALATNRGWNSNSGDGRDLGAFELPDASDDSVVRVRFDAAVYTAQVSPRNAATEPGVALVEIYDGAVDELRTRLTNLSARTNLTANGDVTIGFVLKGATPRTLLLRAVGPGLDEFLNPATTLNDPRLTLLAGQTAEVGNDDWRGFERVRAAAETVGAFPLQNDSADAAFVISVPPGAYTARVTAPSGQSGIVLVEVYLLPE